The window CTCATGACCTACCCCTATCACTTTTTAGGTCCTCATTAAAGTTCATGCAAAAATTTACTCCAATAAAAAAGTGTTCAATTCTCCAAatgtaacaaaataataaagacAAACACAATGTTACCGAGAAATAATGAAATGGTCACGAAAATAATCAATTGGCTAACCCATTTTTTATCTAGATGAATTTTTGCAAAGGTGCGCTTTAATTTGAAAATGatctaaaattgatttttttttcatgatcgAGATTACTTTGGAGACAAGGTCCAAGGGAAAGGTTAGTGCCGTAATAACTTACTAACTACTTAATACTTATTGTATGTATTGTTTGGGCCCACTAGACAATTGAATGTTTATGGTCTTTGTTCAAAGGTATTCCTTGCAATAATGGGTCAAATGTTTAGCCATTCGATTATAGTCGTGAAAATTCATTATTTGTTGGCTACTTTGTGTTCGTCTATTTATTGAATCACACTATTAGATAATAAatgatttttaatttgaatGAATTTTCATCGAGTAATGTTAGTCctatcatatattttataaaagggacactttggatgcggtccctaactatcaatattctttgattgaaaccttgttagtttttagtttttgattgaggtccctgacatgaatgtaataatgtaagttactatattttttaaattaaaaattaaaaattgaaatttgtaattttttatattaatgagattttaaataaaacccataatttatgggattaaaaataataaaatataaattatactctctattatattgtgtgtgtgtgtgtatgcatatatgtatgggtacattaaccaaaattaacaaaaaaagttattgtaccaaaacatggatacattctcaaatcaatgaaaaagaatgtacccatataagtttaaacatagattaaaaattttgaaaggattttatattaaaaaaaaggtacattttaaatataacaaattgatatatttgagaatgggtacatttaagattaaaaaaaatgaaaaattatatgaatgggtacatttaagattaaaaattgagaatctttttatatatatataaaaaaaactaataggtacaaacttaatttaatttaatttattattattttggaatgtttgaattgaaaattaattagaagtttaatcgaggtgtgagtattaaagcctaaattaattactaatttttatattaaaaaattatataataaacatgtaaattcattatcacattaatgctagggacttgaatcaaaatttgagaactaataaggtcttagtcaatgaacagtaagaactagggaccggttactaatttttcctttataaaATATACTGAATCAACATCTAATGAGACAAAATCATTAACTGACGTGATGGTGTCTACACTTGCGACATAATATGGTGAATGTGTGATGGATAATTGGTCAATAAACTAAATTctaacaacaatgaaatatGTGGATTTCATTGAAATTCAGTCTACACAATGGAttgcaataaaaaatttctcacaaacaaatatatgaacgcCAAAAATTTTCACAAATAAATGTATGAATGTACACTTGAAGACGTTTTTCataaaaaacacacaaaagaagcCAAAATGTCAAGAAAGTGAACGTCATGTTTGCAATATATAGCTAATTGTTTTGGTGCAAACTAATAAGCTTGGAAAGTGGAAACCATGAAtaaagaggaagaaagatgtGAGTCTCCATGCGACTCAGCAGCCTATGCACGTGGTATAAGTGACATACTCCCTCCTGGCCTCGTGTATGTTATGCATGGCACGCGTTGTCTGCACTTCCAACCATTTTGTTTAGTCttattatctctctctctctctctctctctctctctctctctctctctctctctctctctctctctctctctctctattaatCTATTTATTATTCAGTTCTCTAATTTTAATCTTCAGAAAATTCTCAAACAAAAACATTTTGTCATGATGAACAATAATTGCATCCACTCCATGGGACCTTATCTACCCTTTACTATTAACGAAACTTTGTTATACACATTTCATATTTGGAACTCTTCATTTTATTAATCATCATTTCAATATCATATCTACAAAACATTTATTCAAATCGGAATTATTTAGTCACTTATGTGTCAAATAAAGACGATGCATCATGAAAATCTTATTTCGTACTAACACTGCTCAATGTGTTCAATACAATAAACTACCTTCGATTTGATTGATATTTATAAAGATGATCTTTAAATGAAGTTAAAGAGATAAATGGTTTTACTTAAGAAATTTTTAATATGAAAATACGTAGCTGTAAGGAGTGAAAAAGGTGATACAACTCAGGTGGATTcaagtatttttctttcaacatTTTGTTTTAGGGATAGGGTTCCAAATGTTTCTAATCGCTTTTTCCAAACCATAATAAACattgagtaatgctattcataccatgtttttataccacatttctatATCACCTTAGGTAACATCTAATGTGGACAGCCGcatctcatttgaaaaatttgcaaaatccaaggaaatgaaggagaaagactcatcgtataccacaatcatcatttaactaattagtttttcttaattattaatttattaaataataaactaaaatttaaaattctgaTTAATTCAATGATGTGACTATCCACATCAAATGCTACCTAAGatggtataaaaatgtggtacaaaaacatagtatgaataacattactcataaacatttaaatgttaattacttttccaaaaccctaattaacatTCTCACCATggtttggtattttcttttccttaaacgatagatttgttagattaggtGATAGATTAGGAAATCGACGGGATTCGAACATACGCCGTGGTGCAAATATTTTGGCATGGTAGATTCTTTACCTAATTAATCATGCATGTTTAATTAAGCCACATGGATCTCTCATCAAACAGAAAACACATGCCCACACACGCAGTGGAAGTTGACAAGTCATTTTCTCAGTCATCTAATTGTAATATgcatatttctttctttaaagacAAATCAGTATTACTctttaattaaccaattaagaaCACTAACCGTCCTACATTTTAATAACAAATGTTGTGATCAATCCTAAAATATGATGCTGTTTGTATATATACTTGACATGCCCATCTCACTTTCTACGCAAATTTAATTGGCATCAGCGCAGCACCAAACTAACCAGTTCAAGATGTTAGCCTCGTCTCCTCCTTTGTTTTCAACCATTGGATGGCCCTTAGATCAAGATTCTATTAGCCATGAGTACCACAACTACTTCTACAGCAACGACATTACTACTACTAATGATGATCAAACTGCAGACTCATTCCTTCATTTACTTCCATGTCATCACCCACAAGTTGACCTTGATCGTTACACACCATCCACAACTGTCACCGGTGACTACTCCAGCGTTTGTCCGATGGCAAAGAAACTTAACCACAATGCTAGTGAGCGTGATCGTCGCAAGAAAATCAGTAACTTGTATGCCTCATTGCGTTCACTCCTTCCTGCAGATCAAACggtatgtaccaaaatgaattCTCTTAATAATTTCAAATATTAGTTTGGTAATGTTACATCTGAAGAGACTTAACATGTTATTTATTTGTCATACTATTAATTTGGAGTATGTATAGATTGAAACTAACTTTTACCATATAATAGTCCGAATTGATATATTGTTATCAACATTTGTGACAATGTGTAACTGTCTGGACAAGTAGAGAGAAAGTTTAACAGTTTTAGTAAAGTTCAATATTCTTTTATATGCAATAAAGTTCAATAATCGACACAAATTATGGATATCCTATGTACTCACAGTTTTGAAAACTTCATCTGATCCATTACAGAAAAAACTAAGCATTCCGAATACAATTTCGCGTGCACTGAAATACATACCGGAACTCCAAAAGCAAGTGGAGGGACTGAACCGAAAGAGGGAAGAACTCTTATCAAGAGCTTCTAAGCAAGAAGATGCAATGCATGaggagaaaaaaataaaaaccacagCTCGGAGTTCACAATCTGCAGTTTCAACCTACCGTCTTAACGATAGAGAAGTAGCAATTCAAATATCCACCTTTAAGACCCACAACAATCTATTATCTGAGATCTTACAACATCTGGAGGAAGAGGGGCTTGAACTAGAAAATGCTTCTTTCTTTGAGTCCTATGGAGGCAGGGTTTTCTATAATTTACATCTTCAGGTATGCTTTGTATTGCCACGAGTTTACTTACTTCGATTCGAATCTAATTTCTATAGAACAAGCCATACTTATTAATTATTCTACATGTATTATATACAGGTGGACAGAACATACAGATTAGAGTGTGAGAAAGAAGCTTATGTCCTTCTACGCATGACAAAAGGAAAGAGCCATTCCCATAAGAATTTTGAAGACTAGTACTCTTAACCATGAGAGCATGTATCATACTCAAGTAAACTTCAGAGAGTGCCTATGTAAAAAAAGAATCTTTCTGAATAATAGCCATGTACAaaaataaaggtcgtacccagtgcacaaagctcccgctttacgcagggtctgggagaggtgaatgtcggctagccttacccccatttatggagaggctgctcccaagtctcgaacccgagacctacccttcatgggcgaagacacttgccatcgcaccaagtgcgacagCCATGTACAAAAATATTGAGAGAAAATTTGTTAAGTCCTACGTCTTTGAGGGACAGTTTAACTCTATAAGAACTTATGTGTATCCCTGTATGATAAAAAGCAGGGTGCTTGGTAGCGAAGGTCCTTGAACTATATCCCATGTTTAATTTCGTCCATGAACTCTCATATTAGTTTCTCTCATTCTCCAACTTAACTCTGTGTTGCATGAATGGTTCTTCCATCAAATCTATTTTATTTTCGTCAAATTGAAGGGTATAGTGATCTTTTCATACAGAAAACAATCTAATTTATTTGAAAAGAGAAGAGCTAGGCTCCTTAAGGTTAATGAGGAGTTCCTCCTCAAAATACTTCATGGTTTATCCACAGAATTTTGTGTTTGTGACTGGaatcgttcatattataaatcactatgtaaagatcatatatgcaaaatattaattaaaactaagatgATTTAGTCAATCTTTAAGGAGTTCCAATCATAAGCACAAAGTTTTGTAAATAGGTGACAAGGTATTTTAAAGAGGAGTTCCTTTTCAATCTTTGAGGAGCTGAGTCTTTCTCTTTaaaaagttctttttttttttggatgaaaTTCTTCTTTTATCCTTTAACTTAACAGAAAGTTGATAGAGTTAACGAAATGGAGTACTAGTGAAACAAATGACATAATTCAAAGACTAGAGACAGGGCCGGCTCTGAAGGGGTGCGAGGTGTGCGACCGCACaggccccccccccccaaaacaaaCACcacaaaacaatttttaataacCTTTATAAGGTACTACAAAGTGTGAACAAAATTAACAATGTTGCCTTAGCGGAGTTGTCGAGTGTTGGTACACCCATTTAATTATGCACGGGTTCAACTCCCTATATGctcatatttattaattttaatttttttttccaacgaTGCTAGGGGTGTCTTTCATATTGGGCATGTGTGAGGTAACCATTTTGGGCCTTTTTGAgctacttaatttttttttttaaatatatgtagtttaatttctttcattatAAAAGATAACTTTTGCTAATAAATCCATAATTAGGAATATCACAataaattaaattccttaaaagtCTGAAGATATAATCTTTAAAAGCCCCCCCCCCTTCTTTATATGACATCATTTAATCGAATACATGtcatttgtttattattttggtCACCGTTTAATGTCATCTAATTTTCATTCCATTTGAAGACCGTTTAGTCTTCCATAtatcaaaaagaaaattatagtaCAACTTTGCTCACACCACTAAAAGGTGGTGGTGATGCTCACCCCCCATTGATTACTGTTAGATTAATttgatttaattgatttaagacACAAATATCGAAATTTAACAAATCTAagggcaatttttttttttggaaaataccCCAAAATGtgacaatttcttaatcttgggaCAAAATAGGACAAACCGGCCATGCACaaaactaaaattactaaaatgcccacatataaatactaaaaaCTCTCAgctcatttcataatttttgtcatttggaaaAGAGGATGTCGAGAGAACTCTATGAGCTCTGGGTTTCTAGGCTGAGCTCAGATCTTAGAGCTTCGATTTCGAATAGAGGGAAGTTGAGACTCGAGAGTGAAGCTTCGAAATGAGGGTTTCTCGTTTGCATCAATGCTCCATCCTCAAAGATATGATTTTTGTATCAAATTTTGCGTTTTACCGGAAAGTTCCTTTCTTTCTGGCCAGTGAAGCTTCAACATCCATATTTCCACTGCCATCAGGTACGTCTCTatttctcatctctttctctctctaactcaGTCATTGTCTCCATGTCTAAAACTAATTACTTGTTTGTTCAATTAAGTCTTTTGGATTTGCAAAGATGGGAAGTCAAACAAAAAAGGGATGAGGAAGAGATGGCTCGAAATTTGTTCTAGAAATCTTTATTTGtttataggtttttttttattttagatttttgggttttaatttttgggTTGCAATCTAGAGTTTTGCATTTTAATTCATGCTTaacatttgttaattttgttatGAACTTGCAAATGTTTTTGTATTCGATCTCGAACCAGTGTTTGTTTGAACAAGTTTGTGAATTACATGTCTTAGTACAATATGTAAGAAATGTACATGAAATGCACACTACATGCACACGACATGCATAATTATCTTACTTAAGGCATTTGCGTTGGCACAATTATCTTACTTGAGGCAATCTCTGTTGTGTACAGGTTGGATGAAGAAAGTAAGAAAAGGGAATGCCAACAACAAGGTTGTGGGATCTTGGTAGTTAACCCAGATTTCGAATCATGCAGGAAAGATATATCCGTGCAATTTCCTCTATTGTGTATGTTTCTGTTTACTTTTACATTTTGTAGGCAtatgatttgaatgtttttttttttcgttttccaACTATGACAGTAAACATTGTAGTTATTGTTAATGAAACACTAGAGTTGTTAgtcttttgtttatatatgcaGTGATACGATTGCCAATCTTCCATAAAAGGCAATGGTAACACCACTTACTACTCAAAACTCTCTcaagttttcttttctctctactGCTTTTCTGACTTAGGCATAAGAGGACCTTTGGTGGACACCTTTCCCCTTTTAAGGTGTCCGTCAATTAGGCTACCGTCATTTGTTTTCTTGTAGCTGAAATTTCGTCAAATCAATTGTGTACGAAATTTGTATCCACAGatctaaattaaaataataatgaaatcttATGCATACCATGTGGTAGTTTGGTGAAAAAGCAGTATAGTTAAAAGATAAGGTTAATCTTAGTTTACTATCCTgaaatttcttggttttcaacatttgatacatgaagtttttttcgtcccagtctagtacctaaagtcataattaTGAGACATTTTCATATATACATCTGTTAAGATTGTTGTTAAATCAGTCGTTAATTGGT is drawn from Malus domestica chromosome 14, GDT2T_hap1 and contains these coding sequences:
- the LOC114821156 gene encoding transcription factor ORG2-like; protein product: MLASSPPLFSTIGWPLDQDSISHEYHNYFYSNDITTTNDDQTADSFLHLLPCHHPQVDLDRYTPSTTVTGDYSSVCPMAKKLNHNASERDRRKKISNLYASLRSLLPADQTKKLSIPNTISRALKYIPELQKQVEGLNRKREELLSRASKQEDAMHEEKKIKTTARSSQSAVSTYRLNDREVAIQISTFKTHNNLLSEILQHLEEEGLELENASFFESYGGRVFYNLHLQVDRTYRLECEKEAYVLLRMTKGKSHSHKNFED